The following proteins come from a genomic window of Nautilia profundicola AmH:
- a CDS encoding TIGR00703 family protein, with translation MITELRMSQLLNTLVFETLGQPEKEREFKIKSLKKWGFDLVFGKKDGVETYFAASEKQAGDKYTENDVEHEVIEVLKELPKNKKMFAKIEMIEGRAYLYVYLREDDIDTPVLHVPAGELLIAFLKKHKFVHIIEAIRNIGSAASLVKKHGDEGKPLPFEELPPVPRRFLRDAKKIEKEMGFGRVALAYFGENKSGDARYWMEWMVPTIALFDEKISEKIDKALAEFK, from the coding sequence TTGATTACTGAACTTAGAATGAGCCAATTATTAAACACATTGGTATTTGAAACATTGGGACAACCAGAAAAAGAAAGAGAATTTAAGATAAAATCGCTTAAAAAATGGGGATTTGATTTGGTGTTTGGAAAAAAAGACGGAGTTGAGACATATTTCGCCGCGTCTGAAAAACAGGCGGGGGATAAATATACCGAAAACGATGTAGAACATGAAGTAATTGAAGTGTTAAAAGAACTTCCTAAAAACAAAAAAATGTTTGCAAAAATTGAAATGATTGAAGGTAGGGCATATTTATACGTATATTTAAGAGAAGACGATATTGATACGCCTGTACTTCATGTACCGGCAGGAGAGCTTTTAATTGCGTTTTTGAAAAAACACAAATTCGTTCATATCATTGAAGCTATCAGAAATATCGGAAGTGCTGCAAGTCTTGTTAAAAAGCACGGGGATGAAGGTAAACCGCTTCCGTTTGAAGAACTGCCTCCGGTACCGAGAAGATTTTTAAGAGATGCTAAGAAAATTGAAAAAGAGATGGGGTTCGGAAGGGTTGCTCTTGCGTATTTCGGTGAGAATAAAAGCGGTGATGCGAGATACTGGATGGAATGGATGGTTCCGACAATTGCATTATTTGATGAGAAAATCAGTGAAAAAATAGACAAAGCCCTGGCTGAATTCAAATAA
- a CDS encoding NifB/NifX family molybdenum-iron cluster-binding protein — MSIKVAVPVEGENLVIVTRTGRAPYFAIYEFDGNEFKLLGFNENTHAGEHEHEHGHDHQEDHTADEVEHHHKHVKASKVDDCDYIVVRAVGPNMKDALEMAGVKIIKVSKKDGETAPEVLEKIKEQLK; from the coding sequence ATGAGTATAAAAGTAGCGGTACCTGTTGAGGGTGAAAATTTGGTAATAGTAACAAGAACGGGGAGGGCTCCGTATTTTGCAATATATGAATTTGACGGAAATGAGTTTAAACTTTTAGGATTTAACGAAAACACTCATGCGGGAGAGCATGAGCATGAACACGGGCATGATCATCAGGAAGATCATACTGCGGATGAGGTTGAACATCATCATAAGCACGTTAAAGCCAGCAAAGTTGACGACTGTGATTACATCGTGGTAAGAGCGGTGGGACCAAATATGAAAGACGCACTTGAAATGGCTGGTGTGAAAATTATAAAAGTAAGTAAAAAAGATGGTGAGACGGCACCTGAAGTGCTTGAAAAAATCAAGGAGCAGCTCAAATGA
- a CDS encoding arsenate reductase ArsC produces the protein MKKVLILCTGNSCRSIMAEGLINKYFPSIKAYSAGSKPSGRVNPNAKKVLIEENAWKDKYHSKTIEEVLNEAPFDLAVTVCDNAAKECPIIPGTKTIHIPFVDPDGKKYEEFVKTKEEIKDRLFSALRTHFQV, from the coding sequence ATGAAAAAAGTTTTAATATTATGCACAGGAAACAGCTGCCGTTCAATCATGGCAGAAGGGCTTATAAACAAATACTTTCCAAGTATTAAAGCCTATAGTGCTGGAAGCAAACCAAGCGGCAGGGTTAATCCGAATGCAAAAAAAGTATTAATTGAAGAAAACGCATGGAAAGATAAATATCATTCAAAAACGATTGAAGAAGTTTTGAATGAGGCTCCTTTTGATCTGGCAGTCACGGTATGTGACAATGCCGCAAAAGAATGCCCTATAATTCCGGGAACCAAAACTATACATATTCCCTTTGTTGATCCGGACGGTAAAAAATACGAAGAGTTTGTAAAAACAAAAGAAGAGATTAAAGACAGACTCTTTAGTGCACTCCGCACGCATTTTCAGGTCTGA
- a CDS encoding MarC family protein produces MFREILFDTISLLTILNPIAAAAIMLSLVRYSEIKTVSLKTSFAVFIASVVTMVAGGMILKFFGINIPSIKAIGGVVLLIIALNMIQGKEIAPTNTTKDEHNAAEEKDDVAIIPLAIPILFGPGVITTIIVLSEKHTTFKGKIVLLIAIMLSSFLTYLTLRNGAIISKYLGINGLKIVTRIMGLIIGAISFLFLIGGIKALWYS; encoded by the coding sequence ATGTTCAGAGAAATTTTGTTTGATACTATATCTTTACTTACTATTTTAAATCCGATTGCTGCAGCTGCCATAATGCTTTCATTAGTTAGATATTCTGAAATAAAAACTGTTTCATTAAAGACGTCTTTTGCGGTGTTCATTGCTTCTGTGGTAACAATGGTTGCAGGCGGTATGATACTTAAATTTTTTGGAATCAATATACCGTCTATTAAAGCTATCGGTGGAGTTGTATTGCTTATAATTGCACTTAATATGATACAAGGTAAAGAAATTGCACCTACAAATACGACTAAAGATGAACATAACGCAGCTGAAGAAAAAGATGACGTTGCTATTATTCCTTTGGCAATTCCGATTTTATTCGGTCCGGGTGTAATAACTACAATCATTGTCTTAAGTGAAAAACATACTACTTTTAAAGGAAAAATAGTTCTGTTAATTGCGATTATGCTATCTTCTTTCTTAACATATCTTACATTACGAAACGGAGCAATTATTTCTAAATATTTGGGAATTAACGGTCTAAAAATCGTCACCAGGATAATGGGTCTTATTATAGGTGCCATATCGTTTTTATTTTTAATAGGAGGGATAAAAGCTCTTTGGTATTCATGA
- a CDS encoding NifB/NifX family molybdenum-iron cluster-binding protein: MRVVIPTSTPDGLLAKRGAHFGKAPFYIVVDIEDGEVKEVNAVQNPGHAGGACGNAVSNIQSLGTDALIVAGIGGRPLEGFKQVGIKVYFDNVSPTVEEAIDKFIKGEIEEIRPENACGVH; this comes from the coding sequence ATGAGAGTGGTAATTCCAACTTCGACACCTGATGGGCTTTTGGCTAAAAGGGGTGCGCATTTCGGAAAAGCTCCTTTTTATATTGTTGTGGATATTGAAGACGGAGAAGTTAAAGAAGTAAATGCCGTACAAAACCCAGGACACGCCGGAGGTGCGTGCGGTAATGCGGTTAGCAATATACAAAGTCTCGGTACAGATGCTTTGATTGTTGCAGGAATTGGAGGTAGACCTCTTGAAGGGTTTAAACAGGTTGGTATTAAAGTATATTTTGATAATGTATCTCCAACTGTGGAAGAAGCAATTGATAAGTTTATAAAAGGCGAAATTGAAGAGATCAGACCTGAAAATGCGTGCGGAGTGCACTAA